Part of the Longimicrobium sp. genome is shown below.
CCGCGCCCTCGCGGCGGAGCTGGACGCCCTGCTGCAGGGGCGTGCGGCCCACCCCGCGCCGGTCTTCGACAGGGACCTCTCCGCCCTCCTCCTTCTGGATGGCGGAGAGGCGCTGCGCCTGGACCTGCACCCCACGCGCGGCTGGGTGCGCATCGTCCCGCGCCCCGAGGGGCTGGAGGGGCACGCCCCCGAGGCGCGCATCGTACGCGTGGCCGCCGCGCCGGACGAGCGGCTCCTGCGCATCGAGCTGCAGGAGGGGAACCGCTTTCGCGGGGGTGCGCGCTCCCTCTTCTTCGAGCTGCACACCAACCAGTGGAACGCGCTGCTGGTGGACGGCGCGGACCGGCGCATCGTATCCGTCCTGCGCTCGCGCGAGGCGGGCGGGCGGCGGCTGCACGCGGGCGAGGAGTACGCGCCACCGGCCCCGCAGTCGCGCCTCTCCGCGCGCACCACGGAGCGCGACCGCCTGCGCGTGGAGTGGCACCTGCGCCTGGCCTTCGTCGCCCCCGATCAGCGCCGCGGCGAGCTCCTCCGCGGGTTTGCCGATGCCAGCCCCCTGAACGCCGACGCCATCCTGGGCGACGCCGCTGCCAGCGACGACGCGGCGGCGCTGGACCCCGCCTTCGAGCGCTGGTGGCACGTCCACGCGGGCGATACGGAGCCGGTGCTGCTGGACGCGCGCTGGGGGAAGCAGCCCTATCCGCGCCGGCTGGAGGGGATCGCGGCGGAGCCCTTTCCCACCCTCCTCGCCGCCTGGGCCACGCTGGCGACCTCGGACGAGGTGCCGGGGCGCGAGCAGGAGATCGCGCGGCTCCTCACCCGCGCTCGCCGACGGCTGGAGGGCGTCCGCCGCCGCGCCGCCAAGCTGTACACCGAGCTGCAGGGTGTGGGCGCCGCGGAGCCGCTGCGCGCGCGTGGCGAGCTCCTGCTGGCCAACCTGCACCGGGTGCAGCACGGTGCCTCGCGCGTGACCGTGTACGACCACGAGGGCCGCAAGATCAAGCTCACCGTTGACCCCGCGCTGCGCCCGCACGAGAACGCCAACCGCTGGTTCGAGGAAGCGCGCCGCCTGGACCGCATAGCCGAGCGCATCCCCGGCCTCATCGAGCGCGCGGAGAGCGAGGTGCGCCGCTGGGAGAAGGGCATCGCCGCCGCCGAGGCCGGCGAGCCGCCCGCCTGGATGGAAGCCGCCCTGCGCCGCGCCGAGTCGAAAGAGGCGAAGAGTCCGGCGCAGATGCGCGACCGCAAGCCGTACCGCGTCTACCGCACCTCGGGCGGGCTGGAGGTGCGCGTGGGGCGCACGCGCGAGGACAACGACCGCCTCACCTTCCACCACGCCTCGCCGGGCGACGTGTGGCTGCACGCGCGCTCCGTCCCCGGCTCGCACGTGGTGCTGCGCTGGCAGGAGGAGGGCGCCCCCCCCGCCCGCGACCTGGAGGAGGCGGCGACGCTGGCCGCCTGGCACAGCAAGGCCCGCTCCTCCGGCACCGTCGCCGTGGACTGGACGCGCCGCCGCTACGTGCGCAAGCCGCGCGGCGCCCCTCCCGGCCGAGTCACCATCCAGCAGGCGAAAACGGTGTTCGTCTCGCCAGATGGGGAGCTGGAGGAGCGGCTGCGGGAGTAGGCCCGAAAGGCCCCCTCCCCCGCTCGTCACCTCGCGGTCCCTCCCCCAAAACAACCTGGGGGAGGGGCGTACGCGTGCGTCTGCCCGAGCGGCGGGCCCTCACCCCCCCCAAGCCCCCCTCTCCCAAACTGCTGGGCGAGGGGGGAGATCGCGGCCATTCCCGCGCGGCGCCGGCCCCGCGAAACGCGGCCGCTCGCAGGGGCGCGGCGCCGCTCCGGCCTCCCGACCGACCAACCGATACGGTAGGGGCGCGATTCATCGCGCCCGCCCTTGCCCCCACCGCGACCGCCGCCCGCCGCACCCAAATCGGTAGGGGTAGACCTGCTTGTACCTGCGTGTCTGCCCGCACCTACCCCACCTCGATTCCCGCTCTCCCCACCATGCCCACGCCGCCGGACGCGTGAACGGGGGGCGCACCCACACCGTGGATGCGCCCCCCGTTCTGCCGGACTGGCGCCGGCTAGTTGCGGTGCATGCGGACGCGCATAGCCCCGATGCCGCGTGAGAGGCCGCGGCTGCCGGCCCAGTCGCCGTTGCACGCCCAAGGGGTCCATCCGTGGTTCCAGGCGTAGACCTGGTAGCAGATGGACCAGACCGGGTTGTCGACCGTGATGCGGATCTGTTCCACGCGCTGTTTCTCATTTCCCGTCCACGGATCGGGCCAGTGGGAGCATACCACCGGCTGATCTCCGACGTTGGACTGGTGAACCTGGTAGCAGGCGATGGTCGGAACGTCGAGCGGCTGCACGCGGAGGCGGTTCATGTACTTTTCCTGCGTGTCGTACCCCGCCACCTGGTTGTTGTAGACCGTGCCTGTAGGGCCTATCCCGCTGATGCTCGCCTGGTACCCCAACGGCAACATGAACGGCACACTCGTTGGAGTGAGCGTGTTTACCGTTACGTTCTTGACCGCCAGCGATCCGTCGTCCAGGTAGAGGAACGGCTGGGTCGACGGGATCATCCCGACCGTCGTGACCCGGAAGTCTCCCGTGGCCGCGGGCCGGTCCCATGCGGAGCGGGTGGTCGCGCCCCGGCCATGCAGCCACTGCCACGCGAGCCGGGGGATCGACGGGTTCGTGAACCTCGTAAGCGACAGGTTGTAGTCCTTCACGTCGCGCCCGTCTGGGAAGGTCACGGCAGGCTCGCCGCCTCCCGTGATCATGTTGTAGGGGAGCACCTTGGTGATGGGCGTACCGTGGAACCCATTCACCAGCGCTTCGTAGTAGCCGCGCTGGTGCTGGTCGAACGCGTTCGCCATGTCGTCCGAGCTGCCCCCCGGAGCGCCGTACGCCCTCATGTACCAATCGCCGGACGTTCCCGTCTCCGTGACCCAGATCGGGCGGTTGATGTCCCCGTATGCGTTCATTACGGGGGTGAGCGTGTGCACAATGGTGAACGGTCCCCACTGGTCGTAGGGATTCGCGCCGTATGCATGCATCGCCATGATGTCGAGCGGGTACGGCTTCCCCCCGGTGGCCTCGAACCCAGCGTACATCCCCTCCACGAAACGCAGGTTGGGCCCCTCCAGGCCACCGAGGAGCACCCACTTGCCTTGTGCCTTGAAGATCGGGTACACGGCCCGGAGCGTCGACGCGTAGCCGACCCCCCAGTGGTACGAGTCGACGTTGCCCGAGTACTCGCGCCAGGGCTTGGCCCAGTTGGGATGGTCCTGCTCGTTCCAGATCTGCCAGAATTTCACGTCTCCGAAGGCAGCGACCATGTCGCTCAGGAAAGTGGAAAAATGCTGGTTGAAGGCCTGGAGCGAGGTGGCGCTCTGCCAGGGGAGCGGGGTTCCACTCGCCGCGGACGCCGAGTCGAACCACATTCCGTGGACCGAGAACACGAGCTCGAGCCCCCGTTCCCGCGCGGATTGTACCCTGTCGGCGATTGCCTCCATCTTGTTCGGGTCGTAGATCCCGTCGCCCTCCGGGTCCATCTCCGCCCAGAAAATCGGGACACGGACGAGGCGCATCCCCGCGGCACCCGCCATGTCCATGTGCTGACGCTGCTGCGCCTGGCCGAACATGTGGATGTTGATGCCGACCTCTGGAGCCTTGTCGTAGATCCATAGATCGCGTGTGCTCTGCCAGTGTCCGCGCCAGTCCGCGGGCTGGCTGTACGTGTTCGCCCTCGGCGACGCGCCCCCTGGACTGAGGGGTGAGGACAGGGGCAGGTCGTCGGTGCACGCGGCGAGCAGCAGCGCCGCGGCGGCTACGAGTCTGATTCGCATTCTGCTTGTCGGGGGAGGTGGGAGGGTAGGGGGAACTGAGCCTTTTGATCGGATCGGTCAGCTCGCAATTCCATTCAGAAGCGTCAACACGCTTAGTCACGCGAAGTGGACAATCAGAACACGAGTGGTGGCCCGATCTACCCTATAACGCACGAGACACCATGATCCTGCACAGGCGCAATGTGCTGGGCGACCTCCACGCCCGCGCTCTTCCACCGCAACCTGCGCCCACCGCACCACCGTAGCGGGCAGACCTGCGTGTGGCCTGCGTGTCTGCCCACCCCTTTCACTGCCTCGCCCCCGCTCCTTCGCACCCGAACCGGTAGGGGCAGCCCCACGTGGCTGCCCGTGCTTGCCCCCGCACCGACTCGCGCTCCCCGCACAGGTGCACGCCAAACGCCCCTCCCCCAGGTAGTTATTGGGGGAGGGGCCGCGAGGTGACGAGCGGGGGTGGGGGCCTCTACGCCCCCATCTCGTTGAACCGCGCGATGTACGTGTTCAGCCGCACGGACACCTGCCCCAGCGCCGCCACCGCACGCTCCACCTCCGCCAGCGTCTCCGCCTGCTCGCGGGCGGCGGTGGCGACACCCGTGGCGCCGTGGCCGTTGCGCTCGGCCAGCCCGGCGATGGTGGCGATCTCTCCCAGGAGGGCGGCGAGGCGCAGGCGCTGCTCCTCCGCGCGGCCCGCCATGCGCGTGGTGAGGTCGGCCGACTCGCCGGCGGCCGCCGCGATGCGCTGCACGGAGTCGAGCGCGGTGCGCGACAGGTCGCCAACGCCGGAGACGCGCTCGGAGCCGGCCTGCATGCGTCCCAACGCGGCGTGCACCTGTCCGCGAACGGACTCCACCACGTCGCGCGCCTCCAGGGCGGCGCGGGCGCTGCTGTCCGCAAGGTTGCGCACCTCGTCCGCCACCACCGCGAAGCCGCGTCCCTGCTCGCCGGCGCGCGCGGCCTCGATGGCGGCGTTGAGGGCGAGGAGGTTGGTCTGGTCCGCGATCTGGCCGATGGAGCCCACCAGCGAGGAGATGCGCTCGGAGGCGCGCTCCAGGCCCGCCAGCTCCTGCGCCTCCAGGTCCACGAAGTCGCGCAGCTCCACCAGCCGCCCGATCGCCTCCTCGATGGCGCCGCGGTTCTGCACGGCCATGCGCCCCGTGTCGCGGCTGGTGTCGGCGGAGGAGCGGGCGTCGCGCGCCATCTGCTCGGCGGCGGCGGCGAGCTGGGCGGCGACCTCGCGGCCGCGGGCGGTGCGCTCGCCCTGATCGGCGACCTGCTCGCCCATGGCGGCGGCGTGCTCGGCCACCTCCACCCCGCTCGCGCGCAGCTCGGCCAGCCGTCCGCCCAGCTCCCGGAGCTGCCCCTCCACCTCACCCGCGCTCTGCGTCATGGGGCGCACCAGCGAGTCGAGCTGCAGCGCGAGCGAGACCTGGCGGCCGAAGCGCTCGATCAGCCGCACCTCGTTGGGCCCGTACGCGCGGGGACGGTGGTGCGCGATCTCCAGCACCCCCAGCACCGTGCGACCGTACTGGAGCGGCTGCAGCACGAGCGAGCGGGCGCCGTCGCCGTGGAACCGCCCCTCGCGGCGCAGGTCGGCCACTATCAGCGCGTCGTCGCGCCCGGCGGCCTCCACGTGCAGGTCGCTCGCCTCGGCGATGGGGGCGCCGCCGTTCGCCGCGGGATAGATCGGCGCCAGGCGGTTTCCATCGACCGCGTAGATGCGCAGCCAGCGCCACTCCACCAGCCGCGCCGCCAGCCGCTCGATCTGCTCCAGCGACTCGCCCAGCGTCATCCCCGCGGCGATCACCGCCTCCATCGCCACCACCTTGCGCAGCTCCTCGGACGCGATCGCCTCCACAACCAGGGCGCGCGCCAGGAGGCCGGCAAAGATCACGAACGCCAGGATGAAGGCCCATCCCAGGTGCGTGCCGTACATGATGAGCGCCGCCGCCACCGCCAGCGCGGCGATGATCCCCAGGAACGCGGAGATCACCTCGTAGCGGAAGATGATCATCCACTCCGCCTGGCTCAGCTTTCCGCGGTACGCCAGCGAGAAGTAGAAGAGCCCGCGGCTCGCCGCCAGGTATGCCAGGAAGAAGGCGACGATGGTGGGGATCCACTCCGCCGAGAACACGTCGCCGGCGCCGATCCCAGACGGGTAGGTCTGGCCGCGAACCGCGACGACCGCCGCGAACACCCCCGCCCCGGCCACCGCGGCGAGCGACTCGCGCCCGGCGTTGATCAGCGCGGGGATGACGTCCTTGCGGCGGAGCGCGTCGCCGGCCACGGTGCCGAGGTAGGCGGCGAGGACGGCGGCGGCGGGCTCGCCCATCATCACCAGCGGCGCCACCGGCACCACCGTCATGGTGACGTACGCGAACTTGGAGAGCGGCACCGCCCCCAGCCGCAGCAGCGCCACCGCCACGATCCCGGCGAGGGCGGCGATCCACCCCCCTGTGGTGCGCGGCGGGTAGAGCACGGCGACGGTCAGGGTGAGCAGCGCGCCCGCGTACAACACGCCGCGCGCGTAGCCGGCGAGGATGCGGTGCATCACCGTGGACACGTCGCGCTCCGCGTTCATCTCAGCCCGGGCGCTGGACCGCGGCGCGCAGGCCGCGCACCAGGGGACGCGCGCCCTCCACGCCCGCGCGCCCCAGCAGGTCCACCAGCGCGCTCCCCACCACCACGCCGTCCGCGTTGGCGGCGACGACGGCGGCCTGCTCGGGTGTGGAGATGCCGAAGCCCACCGCCACCGGCACCGTAGTGGCGGCGCGCACCGCGTCCACCTCGGCGGCCAGGCCCGCGGCGAGCGACATCTGCGCCCCCGTCACGCCCGTCCTCGACACGTAGTACACGAAGCCGCGCGCCGCCGCCGCGATCACCTTGACGCGGGCAGGGAGCGTGGTGGGGGCGATCAGGCGGATCAGGTCCAGCGGCGAAGCGGCGAAGGCGGCCTCCAGCTCCGGATCGGCGCCCACGGGGAGGTCCGTCACCAGCACCCCCTGCGCGCCCGCCTCCGTCGCGTCGGCCAGGAAGCGCGCGACGCCGTGGCGCAGGATGGGGTTGAGGTAGGTGAAGATCACCACCGGCGTGTCGTGCGTGGCGCGGAACTCGGCCAGCCGCTCCAGCGTCCAGCGCAGGTCCACCCCCTGCTCGATCGCCTGGAACGACGAGCGCTGGATGGTGGGCCCGTCCGCCAGCGGGTCACTGAAGGGAATGCCCAGCTCGATGACGTCGGCGCCCTCTTCGGCCAGCATGCGCAGGAGGGCGGGGGTGTCCGCGGGGGAGGGGTGTCCTGCGGTGATGTAGGGGATCAGGGCGGCGCGCCGCTGCGCGCGGCAGGCGGCGAAGGCTTCCGCCAGGGTGATTCGGTCAGACGAAATAGTCGCCGACATGGATTCCGTACCGCTCAGGATCGGTGGTCTTGATGATGGATCGCAGCGGCTCGCCCGTGGCGGGGTTCACCTGCGTGAGGTCCAGCAGGGGCGCGGGGTCGAGCGGTATCCCCATGGAGTCGTGGATGATGCGCACCGTGGGCTGGTGCATCGCGTCCGGCCGGGTGCTGGCGGCCACCACCACGGCCAGCTCGTAGCTGTCCAGGATGACCAGCGAGCCCACCGGGTAGATGCCGGTCATGCTGATGAACGCCTTCACGATCAGCGGATCGAAGCCGCGCGTGGTGTTGTCGCGCATCTCGCGCAGCACGTGGTCCGCCGGCCAGGGCTGCGCCTGGTAGCTGCGCTTGGTGGTGGCCGCGTCGAAGCCGTCCGCCACCGCCACGATCCGCCCGAAGAGCGAGGTCGTGCGCGGCCTCAGCGAGCGCGGATAACCCGTCTGGTCGATCTTCATGTGGTGCTCGTACGCCACCAGCATGGCGCGCAGCGGAAGCTCGGCCAGCCCGCGCATGGCGAAGAGCGTGAGGAGCCCCTCCGTGGGGTGCTCCTGCATCACCTTGAACTCCTCGGTGGTCAGGGGGCCGGGCTTGTTGATCACCTCCCACGGCATCTTCGCCTTGCCCACGTCGTGCAGCAGCGCCCCCAGCCCCAGCTCGTACAGCTGGTGCTTGTCGAAGCCCAGCTTCTTTCCCAGCGCGACCGAGAAGATGCACACGTTCACCGAGTGGGTGAAGGTGTACTCGTCATAGTCGCGCAGCGTGGTGAGGCCGAAGATGGAGCTCTCGTTGGTGAGCACCTGGTCCACGATGGACTGCACCGCGCGCTTTACCGGGCGGATGGAGACGCCCTTGCCCATGCGCAGCGCCGACATCGTCTCGCGCGCGACGGCGACGGTGTGGGCGTAGGCGCGCTTGGCCATCTGCTTCGCGTTCTCGTCCGTCTCCGGGTCGCGGTCCTGGTCCGGGTGCACGGCCAGGTGCAGGACGGCGCTGCGGGCCAGCCGCTCCGCGAAGTGGCCGAAGCGGTTGTCCGCGTGCGGTTCCGCCATCAGGAGCGAGAGGAACGCCGTCCACTCCGCCGTCCCCGCGCCGGGGAACGCCTCCACCGTCCCGATCCCGTGCCGGTGCAGCGCGCGCCCGACCAGCCCAAACGTGGCGTAGCTCGCCAGGTCGATGCGCAGTCGAAGATCGTTGACGAAGAAGAAGTCGCCCACGTAGCGCACGGAGAGCTCGCCCTCCTGGTCCATCAGGGCGCGCGCGGTGGCGTCCAGCTCGGCCAGGGCGTTGACCACCGCCTGGTTCTCCAGCGGATAGAGCTGCAGCGCGCGCGTGGCGGCCGCCATCGCGAAGAGGAGGTCGCGCCCGCGCAGCTGCACCACGCGCTCGTCGCCGGAGTGCGGCGCGCCGGTGGAGGTGGCCGGGGCGCTCACTGGCGCATCCCCCGCAGCGCGCGGCCTACCGCGCTCCGCACTACGGGGTCCGCGTCGGCGGCGGCGGCGTTCAGCGCCTTCTCGGCGGCGGGGTGGCGGATGCGGCCGAGGCCGAGCGCCGCGCAGGCCCGCGTCTCCCCCGACTCGCGCCGCCCCAGCCAGCTCTTGCCGTTGAGCACGCGGTCCAGCACCGGCACCCCCTCCGCGCCCGCGACGCCGCCGTACGCCTCGAAGAAGGCGATGCGCTCCGAGAGCTCGGAGTCGCGCAGGCGCTTCGAGTCGAGCGCGGCCTCCAGCTTCGCGCGGGCCGGGGCGTAGCGCAGCGTGCCCAGCGCGCGGGCGGCGGCCACGCGCACCTCGCGGTCCGCGTCCTCCAGCGCCCCCTCCAGCGCGCCCGCCGAGGACGGCGAGCGGATCTCCTGCAGCGCCTCCACTGCCGCCAGCCGCACCGGCGCCTCCGGGCGCGACAGGAGGCGCGTGACCTCCCCCGCCGCCGTCTGCACGCGCAGCCGGCCGACGAGACGCGCGGCGCCGGTCACCAGCGTCGCGTCCGCCTCGGCCAGCAGGCGCACCAGGTGCTCGCGGTTGGCGTCGCCCAGGCGCTCGGCGGCGCTCTGAACGGTGGCGCGCACGCGCGGGGAGCCGCTGCTCTCGGCGGCGCGGACGAGGGGGCCCAGCGCTTCGGGGGGGAAGAAGGAGAGGAGGGTGGAGAGGTCGTCGTCGCGCACCCTCTCGCCGGCTTCCTCCACGGTGCGCACCAGCTCGGCCACGGTGGCGGGCTCGGCGAGCTGGGCGAAGAGGGCGCGCACCCCGCGCAGCACTCCGGGCGCCAGGCGCGCCGTCGTGGCGACGGAGACCATCTCCCCCACCACGTACGCCGCCAGGTCCACCCGCGCCGCGCCCAGCAGCGTGGGGATGGCATCGCCCAGCACCTCCATCACCTGCTCCTGGCGGGCGTGCGTGCCGTCCTGCATCCGGTCGAAGAGCGCCGTGAGCACCCCCGTCCACAGGTCGCGCTCCATCTCGGCGCGCACCTCGGCGGCCAGCCGGTTCAGCTCCGTCTGGTCGAGGAAGTAGAGCGCCTCGCGGAAGTCGTCGGTGGTGAGGGTGGCGCGGGGCGTCTGCTCCGCCTCGGCGCGCGGCGCGGCGACGGCCCTGGTCTCGCCGGAGACCGCGTCGGGAAGGTGCACCCCGTCCGGCAGCGCCTCCACGTAGCGGTAGCGGAAGTAGAGCCAGTCCTTTTCCCAGAAGATGGTGAGAAGGTCGTCCTCGTCCGCGCCGCGCACCTGGTGCGCGTGGGCCAGGATCTCCACGAGCCGCTGGAGCTCCTCCTCCTCGAATCCGCGGCGGAGCGTGACCTCGCGCACCCCGTCGCGATAGAGGAGGAAGGCCAGGTTGTCGCGCTCGTCGCTCTGGAAGACGGCGGCGCCCTGCCAGTGCAGCTCGCGCTCCTCCACCGAGAGCGTGAGGTGCGGCACCTGCTCCCAGAGCTGCCCCAGGCGCGCGGCGAGCAGCTCCATGAAGCGGTCCAGCGCGGGGCTCTTCCCCTCGTACAGCAGGTGCGCCCGCAACGCCTTGGAGATCCCCTGCACCACCTCCCTGACTTCCGCGCGCAGCGGGTCCGCGACCGTGTTGGCGGCCGAAGATGCATTGGCGTTGGTCTGGAGGAGCGAGTCGGTCATGCGGGCGGGGCTTTGGGAAGGATGCAACAGTTTAGCCGCCTGGGGTACGCCGCACAACCTCTTGCAAGCGCGGCAGAAAGGCCTCAGCCGTTAGGCGACGGGATGTGACTGCAGGTTCACGCAGAGACACAGAGGGGTACGGAAAGACTACCGAGAGGGGTTCTCCGTGGCTTTGCGGTTCCCCTCCGTGTTCTCCGCGTGATGCTTTTTCTTTTTTGCCGCTATCGCACTCCCATCGCGGCCACCTGCGCGACGTCCTTGTCCCCCCGCCCGCTCAGACAGATCACGACAGGACCCTTGTCGGCCCACTTGGCACCCTCGCGGAGCACGTAGGCGATGGCGTGCGCCGTCTCCAGCGCGGGAATGATCCCCTCGAGGCGCGCGAGGCGGCCGAAGGCGTCGAGGGCCTCCGCGTCGGTGACGGCGGCGTAGGTGGCGCGGCCGCGGTCCTTGAGGGCGGAGTGCTCGGGGCCCACGCCCGGGTAGTCGAGTCCGGCGGAGACGGAGTGCGCGGGGGCGACCTGGCCCGCGTCGTCCTGCAGCAGGTAGCTCAGGCAGCCGTGGAGGACGCCCGGCTTGCCGAGAGTCAGCGTGGCGGCGTGGCGCTGCGTGTCCAGCCCCTCGCCGGCGGCTTCCACGCCCACCAGTTCGACTCCTTCATCCCCCACGAACGGGTGGAACATGCCGATGGCGTTGGAGCCGCCGCCCACGCACGCCACCACGGCGGCGGGAAGACGGCCTTCGACGGACAGCATCTGCTCTCGCGTCTCGCGGCCGATGATGCTCTGGAAGTCGCGCACCATGCGCGGGTACGGGTCGGGGCCGACCACCGAGCCGATGATGTAGTGCGTGTCGGCGACGTTGGTGACCCAGTCGCGGATCGCCTCGTTGGTGGCGTCCTTGAGGGTGCGCGTGCCGCTGGAGACGGGGCGGACCTCGGCGCCCAGCAGCTTCATCCGGTAGACGTTGAGCGCCTGGCGCTGCACGTCCTCCTCGCCCATGTACACGATGCACCGCAGGCCGAAGAGGGCGCAGGCGGTGGCGGTGGCCACCCCGTGCTGCCCCGCCCCGGTCTCCGCGATGATGCGCTCCTTGCCCATGCGCCGCGCCAGCAGCACCTGCCCCAGCGAGTTGTTGATCTTGTGCGCGCCGGTGTGGTTGAGGTCCTCGCGCTTCAGCCACACGTCCGCGCCGGCGGCCTCGCCCAGGCGGCGGGCGCGGTACAGCGGCGTGGGACGCCCCACGAAGTCGCGCCACAGGGCGTGCAGCTCGTCCCAGAACGCGGGATCGGCCGCGGCGGCGGCGTACACCTCCTCCAGCTCGTCCAGCGCGGTGATCAGGGTCTCGGGGACGAATCGTCCGCCGTACTCGCCGAAGCGTCCGGCGCGTTCCTCGCGCGCCACGGGTGCTGCCTGGGACATCGAACCGCAGGGATTAGGGATTAGGGATCTCACCGCGGTGACGAAGCGGTGGATCGAGTCCGCGTCTTTGATGCCGGGGGCCGATTCGACTCCCGAGCTCACGTCCACCACGTCGGGGTGGAGGATGCCGGCCGCCTCGGCCACGTTGTCGGGGCGCAGGCCGCCCGCCGCGATCAGGGCGACGCCGTCCGGGACGGCGTCGCGGTGCGCGGCAACCTCGGCCCACGGGAACGATGCGCCGGTGCCCCCGCGCGCCGCGGTGCTGAAGCCGTCCAGGAGGAGCGCGTCCACGGCGCCGGCCCAGCGCGGCGCCTCGGCGGCCAGCTCGCCGCCGGTGCGGGGGCGCAGCGCCTTCCAGACCGTCCAGCCGCGGGCGCGGAGCTCCGCCGCCAGCTCCGGCGTCTCGTCGCCATGAAGCTGCAGGACGTCGAGCCCGGCCGCGCGCCCCGCGGCCTCCAGCTCTTCCAGCGAGGCGTCCACGAAGACGCCGACCCTGCGCGCGGGGAGATCGCCAAAAATAACGCGAGCGGCCTCCGGCGTCACCGTGCGGCGGCCGCCGGGCGCGAAAACGGCGCCCAGGTACGCGGCGCCGGCGTCGGCTGCGGCCCGGGCGTCCTCGTGCCGCGTAAGGCCGCAGACCTTGACCTCGGGATGCGTCACGCCCGCTCCACCTTGGGGCGCCCGGCCAGGGCGGCGGCCGCGGCGCGCAGGTCCTCCTGCCGCATCAGCGACTCGCCCACCAGGATTGCGTCTACCCCGGCGGCGCCGAGCCGGTCCACGTCCGCCGCCGCGCGAATCCCGCTCTCCGCCACCAGCGTCACCCCCGCGGGCACCGCGCCCGCCAGCCGCATCGACAGGTCCAGGTCGGTGACGAAAGTGTCGAGGTCGCGGTTGTTGATCCCCAGCAGCGTGGCGCC
Proteins encoded:
- a CDS encoding HEAT repeat domain-containing protein, with the translated sequence MTDSLLQTNANASSAANTVADPLRAEVREVVQGISKALRAHLLYEGKSPALDRFMELLAARLGQLWEQVPHLTLSVEERELHWQGAAVFQSDERDNLAFLLYRDGVREVTLRRGFEEEELQRLVEILAHAHQVRGADEDDLLTIFWEKDWLYFRYRYVEALPDGVHLPDAVSGETRAVAAPRAEAEQTPRATLTTDDFREALYFLDQTELNRLAAEVRAEMERDLWTGVLTALFDRMQDGTHARQEQVMEVLGDAIPTLLGAARVDLAAYVVGEMVSVATTARLAPGVLRGVRALFAQLAEPATVAELVRTVEEAGERVRDDDLSTLLSFFPPEALGPLVRAAESSGSPRVRATVQSAAERLGDANREHLVRLLAEADATLVTGAARLVGRLRVQTAAGEVTRLLSRPEAPVRLAAVEALQEIRSPSSAGALEGALEDADREVRVAAARALGTLRYAPARAKLEAALDSKRLRDSELSERIAFFEAYGGVAGAEGVPVLDRVLNGKSWLGRRESGETRACAALGLGRIRHPAAEKALNAAAADADPVVRSAVGRALRGMRQ
- the trpB gene encoding tryptophan synthase subunit beta, which produces MTHPEVKVCGLTRHEDARAAADAGAAYLGAVFAPGGRRTVTPEAARVIFGDLPARRVGVFVDASLEELEAAGRAAGLDVLQLHGDETPELAAELRARGWTVWKALRPRTGGELAAEAPRWAGAVDALLLDGFSTAARGGTGASFPWAEVAAHRDAVPDGVALIAAGGLRPDNVAEAAGILHPDVVDVSSGVESAPGIKDADSIHRFVTAVRSLIPNPCGSMSQAAPVAREERAGRFGEYGGRFVPETLITALDELEEVYAAAAADPAFWDELHALWRDFVGRPTPLYRARRLGEAAGADVWLKREDLNHTGAHKINNSLGQVLLARRMGKERIIAETGAGQHGVATATACALFGLRCIVYMGEEDVQRQALNVYRMKLLGAEVRPVSSGTRTLKDATNEAIRDWVTNVADTHYIIGSVVGPDPYPRMVRDFQSIIGRETREQMLSVEGRLPAAVVACVGGGSNAIGMFHPFVGDEGVELVGVEAAGEGLDTQRHAATLTLGKPGVLHGCLSYLLQDDAGQVAPAHSVSAGLDYPGVGPEHSALKDRGRATYAAVTDAEALDAFGRLARLEGIIPALETAHAIAYVLREGAKWADKGPVVICLSGRGDKDVAQVAAMGVR